One Cheilinus undulatus linkage group 22, ASM1832078v1, whole genome shotgun sequence DNA window includes the following coding sequences:
- the ugt5g1 gene encoding UDP glucuronosyltransferase 5 family, polypeptide G1: protein MSNTIPVFLIGLSLLFGSTCEGSRILVVPVDGSHWINMEVILRELHSRGHDITVLHSPKSWYISTNSSFYTSITRRMMEDEVDRNFYNKILFDFMNCRKSTQFLRTFCQSRRVGTMLERGHAVLADAAAEMLDDRAFIKSLQDAKFDLMLTDPALTIGVLLGSYLKLPMVYNVRWTNTGEAHFTIAPSPLSYVPMSGSELHDQMDFLERTKNMLHYLQSFVLKRFYIDPLYSDLLQRHYPPGSDLLSLERSADLWLVRSDFVFEFPRPTMPNVVYIGGFQCKEAKPLPADLEAFMQSSGEHGVVVMSLGTLVSALSRDVTEAIAAAFAQLPQKVVWKFLGEKPSSLGNNTLLVKWLPQNDLLGHPKTRAFIAHGGTNGMYEAIYHGVPVVGIPLFFDQFDNVLRLEVRGAARVVEAGTLTEEGFLEALKDVLETPSYRQNIQQLSELHRDVPTSPMDTTIFWIEYVIRHKGAVHLQSQAFSLPWYSYFCLDVALLFMVLIGAFVWTSVTFCRILFCRKSGGKRRAEYAGTFSELCGEKLKNLSSLKHQNYSK, encoded by the coding sequence ATGTCGAACACAATCCCAGTATTCCTGATAGGACTGTCCTTGTTGTTTGGGTCCACTTGTGAAGGCAGTAGGATCCTGGTAGTCCCGGTTGATGGCAGCCACTGGATCAACATGGAGGTAATCCTCCGAGAGCTGCACTCCAGGGGCCATGACATCACAGTCCTGCACTCTCCTAAAAGCTGGTACATCTCCACTAACTCATCGTTCTACACTTCTATTACCAGACGTATGATGGAGGATGAAGTGGACAGGAACTTCTataataaaatactttttgaCTTCATGAACTGCCGCAAGTCGACACAGTTTCTACGCACCTTCTGTCAGAGCAGAAGAGTTGGAACCATGCTGGAGAGAGGCCATGCAGTCCTGGCTGACGCCGCTGCTGAAATGCTGGATGACAGAGCTTTTATAAAGTCGCTGCAAGATGCCAAGTTTGACCTCATGCTGACAGATCCTGCCTTGACTATTGGTGTTCTGTTGGGTAGTTACCTCAAGCTACCAATGGTTTATAATGTGCGCTGGACTAATACTGGGGAGGCCCATTTCACCAtagctccctctcctctgtcctACGTACCTATGTCTGGAAGTGAACTTCATGATCAAATGGATTTTTTGGAAAGGACCAAGAACATGCTGCATTATCTTCAAAGCTTTGTTCTAAAACGCTTTTACATAGACCCTCTTTATTCAGATCTGCTCCAGCGGCACTACCCTCCTGGATCGGACCTGTTGTCCTTGGAGCGTTCGGCTGATCTCTGGCTAGTTAGGTCCGATTTTGTCTTTGAGTTTCCTCGCCCAACAATGCCCAATGTGGTCTACATAGGGGGCTTCCAGTGCAAAGAGGCAAAGCCCCTCCCTGCTGACCTGGAGGCCTTCATGCAGAGCTCTGGGGAGCATGGGGTGGTGGTCATGTCCCTTGGGACGTTGGTGTCGGCTCTGTCCCGTGACGTTACGGAAGCCATTGCTGCTGCTTTTGCTCAACTCCCTCAGAAGGTGGTGTGGAAGTTTCTTGGTGAGAAGCCTTCATCTTTGGGGAACAATACCCTCTTGGTGAAGTGGCTGCCTCAGAATGACCTCCTCGGCCATCCCAAGACTCGTGCCTTCATAGCCCATGGTGGCACCAACGGCATGTATGAAGCCATCTACCACGGCGTTCCTGTTGTAGGCATCCCCCTCTTCTTTGACCAGTTTGACAATGTTCTCCGACTAGAGGTGCGTGGGGCTGCTAGGGTGGTTGAGGCAGGGACTCTTACAGAGGAAGGCTTCCTTGAAGCCTTGAAGGATGTCCTGGAGACTCCTTCGTACCGTCAGAACATTCAACAACTATCAGAGCTTCACCGGGACGTCCCAACATCGCCAATGGACACCACCATCTTTTGGATCGAGTATGTCATTAGACACAAAGGAGCGGTTCATCTGCAGTCACAAGCTTTTTCTCTGCCTTGGTACTCCTATTTCTGTCTAGATGTGGCTCTTCTTTTCATGGTCCTCATCGGGGCCTTCGTGTGGACATCAGTCACATTCTGCAGGATTCTCTTTTGCCGCAAGTCCGGAGGGAAACGGAGGGCAGAATACGCTGGCACGTTTTCTGAATTGTGTggggaaaaactcaaaaatctcaGCAGTTTGAAGCACCAGAATTACTCAAAATGA